In a single window of the Effusibacillus lacus genome:
- a CDS encoding c-type cytochrome gives MQEQENEKIEQLIREQLSEGIHKKVTKKPRRRKVAKEMIWAALLLAVVTLITLFRMESEPNSSVTFFDKWKNFILIGLVVINYLITWMLLSKKSPIQDVAVKRAVATVVALLTVVGIGSFAVMATLTPTEEAAVAGSGGNGNPAKAGGETGGKGMDVLSGKCLGCHTFKGKGGTMGPDLTDIKNRKDRESIRNYIKNPAGAMPKLNLPDEDLESVVALLTEGAKDGQAKPQG, from the coding sequence ATGCAAGAACAGGAAAATGAAAAAATTGAACAATTGATTCGCGAACAGTTAAGTGAAGGAATTCACAAAAAAGTCACAAAAAAACCCCGTCGCAGGAAAGTGGCAAAAGAAATGATTTGGGCTGCACTTCTTTTAGCGGTTGTAACCCTTATTACCCTCTTCCGGATGGAATCGGAGCCAAACAGCTCCGTCACATTCTTTGACAAATGGAAAAATTTCATCCTGATCGGTTTGGTGGTCATCAATTATCTGATTACCTGGATGCTGCTGTCCAAGAAATCTCCGATTCAGGATGTGGCTGTCAAGCGGGCGGTGGCCACAGTGGTGGCCCTGTTGACAGTGGTGGGAATCGGCTCCTTTGCTGTGATGGCGACCCTTACCCCGACAGAGGAGGCTGCCGTGGCTGGCAGCGGGGGCAATGGCAATCCGGCCAAAGCAGGAGGAGAGACAGGCGGGAAAGGGATGGATGTCCTAAGCGGCAAATGTCTTGGCTGTCATACCTTCAAAGGGAAAGGCGGAACAATGGGACCCGATCTTACCGACATCAAAAACAGAAAAGACAGAGAATCGATTCGCAATTATATTAAAAATCCGGCTGGTGCCATGCCGAAACTGAATTTGCCCGATGAAGACCTGGAGTCAGTGGTTGCTTTGTTAACAGAAGGAGCCAAAGACGGCCAGGCGAAGCCGCAGGGC
- a CDS encoding NapC/NirT family cytochrome c, translating to MDRFMKFLQDKFKYVLTAGFILFFAIAFAASLGTAVTLDNTVKPKVCASCHSKLTVAQGLSMSSHAKFSCTTCHTKAGFSFTQGNKVVPASATTVNPQDAKVDGKIPVKNEVCEKCHSMNNRVVSPSSQIKIPHPQILAKGVQCVQCHEGVMHGQREERGQGVISFKGPRMPTCIKCHIERGLSTKCSTCHLDDKKPESHKNNAWVAEGEHGRQARKDVGVCSMCHSFTKDKAVVMGKPGMEAAEFARSNHFCSNCHMNKKPPGHSEIWPIVHKAKAIPNRAGCLTCHNEEKPKPEDRAVQSIYCFKCHQQEKHPADWRNKHPIFVKTKGITEGKCFNCHASNSCATCHKANNVRQLTPEQIEQKANEQTSQQTNRQTSGP from the coding sequence ATGGATCGATTCATGAAGTTCCTGCAAGACAAGTTTAAGTACGTGCTGACAGCAGGCTTCATCCTGTTCTTTGCGATAGCCTTCGCCGCATCGCTCGGCACGGCCGTTACTTTGGACAACACCGTAAAACCAAAAGTCTGCGCATCCTGCCACTCAAAGCTGACAGTGGCACAAGGATTGAGTATGTCGTCCCACGCCAAGTTTTCCTGTACGACCTGCCATACCAAGGCCGGATTCTCTTTTACCCAAGGTAACAAGGTGGTACCGGCAAGTGCCACCACAGTCAATCCGCAGGATGCAAAGGTGGATGGCAAGATTCCGGTTAAAAACGAAGTTTGTGAGAAATGCCATTCAATGAATAACCGGGTAGTTTCCCCTTCAAGCCAAATTAAGATCCCGCATCCGCAGATTCTGGCCAAAGGCGTTCAATGTGTGCAGTGTCATGAAGGGGTCATGCACGGGCAGCGGGAAGAGCGCGGCCAGGGAGTCATCAGTTTCAAAGGACCGCGCATGCCGACCTGTATCAAATGTCATATTGAGCGAGGGTTATCCACCAAATGCTCCACCTGCCACCTGGATGACAAAAAGCCTGAATCCCACAAGAACAATGCGTGGGTGGCGGAAGGCGAGCACGGAAGACAGGCGAGAAAAGACGTTGGAGTTTGCAGCATGTGCCATTCCTTTACAAAGGATAAAGCGGTCGTCATGGGGAAACCGGGCATGGAAGCGGCTGAATTCGCGCGAAGCAATCACTTCTGCTCCAACTGCCATATGAACAAAAAACCACCCGGTCATTCGGAGATTTGGCCGATTGTTCACAAGGCAAAAGCAATCCCGAACCGTGCGGGTTGCCTCACCTGTCACAATGAAGAAAAGCCAAAACCTGAAGACCGGGCCGTCCAGAGCATCTACTGCTTCAAGTGTCACCAGCAGGAGAAACACCCGGCCGACTGGCGGAACAAACACCCGATCTTCGTGAAGACAAAGGGAATTACGGAAGGGAAGTGCTTCAACTGCCATGCGAGCAATTCCTGTGCAACCTGCCACAAGGCGAACAATGTCCGGCAATTGACGCCGGAACAGATTGAACAGAAGGCAAACGAACAAACCAGCCAGCAAACGAACCGGCAAACCAGCGGACCCTGA
- a CDS encoding tetratricopeptide repeat protein, giving the protein MKAILQFWQWKKLRVLLPILLFAWSFAVLVGYPVSVHLQKPGTGLHEEWKRVDALLRQQPDNPDYLTDMGWILYQMGRLREANNHAKKAIAAANDHIGANYLYGLVQMDLKQYSEAENAFQFVVQKTGESGEGAVLAHYGLGLVAKEKKEYSLAVQHFEKAKQLAPQFGVLEMELGMAYQELGEKQKALVAFQHAVQLSPVLETLINIE; this is encoded by the coding sequence ATGAAAGCAATTCTGCAGTTCTGGCAATGGAAGAAGTTGCGGGTCTTGCTTCCGATCCTGCTGTTTGCCTGGAGCTTCGCCGTTCTTGTCGGTTACCCGGTTTCTGTACATCTGCAGAAACCGGGCACCGGCTTGCATGAAGAATGGAAGAGGGTAGATGCATTGCTCAGACAGCAGCCAGACAATCCCGATTATCTGACCGACATGGGCTGGATTCTCTATCAGATGGGAAGGTTGAGAGAGGCCAACAATCATGCGAAAAAAGCGATTGCCGCAGCGAATGATCACATCGGTGCCAATTATTTGTACGGACTGGTTCAAATGGATCTGAAACAGTATTCCGAAGCGGAGAACGCGTTTCAATTTGTAGTGCAGAAAACGGGAGAATCGGGGGAGGGGGCGGTGCTCGCCCATTATGGTTTGGGACTGGTTGCCAAAGAGAAGAAAGAGTATTCCCTGGCAGTCCAGCATTTCGAGAAAGCGAAGCAATTGGCTCCCCAGTTTGGGGTTTTGGAGATGGAATTGGGCATGGCCTATCAGGAACTGGGAGAGAAACAAAAAGCACTGGTCGCCTTCCAGCACGCTGTCCAACTGAGTCCCGTGCTGGAGACCTTGATCAATATAGAGTAG
- a CDS encoding c-type cytochrome → TAPDKNEPPKTAAGPVDKGKELYDKHGCAGCHSINGNGGSFGPDLTKVGSNRTKEWIAEFLKKPSPKMAITPLNPEEIQVLSEYLSTFK, encoded by the coding sequence ACTGCTCCGGACAAAAACGAACCTCCCAAAACAGCAGCCGGCCCCGTTGACAAAGGGAAAGAGTTGTACGACAAGCACGGCTGCGCCGGTTGCCATTCCATCAACGGAAATGGAGGATCTTTCGGACCTGATTTGACGAAGGTGGGAAGCAACCGAACGAAAGAATGGATTGCGGAATTTCTGAAGAAGCCAAGTCCGAAAATGGCGATTACCCCGCTAAATCCGGAGGAAATTCAAGTCTTGTCCGAATATCTGTCTACGTTTAAATAA